A window of Burkholderiales bacterium genomic DNA:
GACCAGCATCTGTTCCAGGGACGCCCCCGGGTGACGGGTGCGCTCGGCGATCTGGCTCAGAGTCTCGCCCCGTCGGACGGGCCCGTAGGTTCCCGGAGTGGGCTCGGCGGGTGCGGCCGCCACCACCGGGGCCGGTCCAGGAGAAGGTGCTGGCGCCGCCCGGGAAGGCGGTGCGGGCTGCGGCGGAGCTTCCTGCGGCCGGGCTTCCTTCACCTCGGGCACGGCCGGCTTGGGCGCTGCGTAGGCAGGAGGATCCAGCAGGAAGGTGTACTCCCGCGTCACCGCTCCGGTGGTCCAGGTGAGCTCCACCAGGACGTTGAGGAAAGGATCGGTGATGGGCTGGGTGGAGGTGAGGACCACCACCGGCCGGCCGGCGCGGGTTTCGATCTTCGCCCGCACCGAGGCGAGCCCCGGCTGGTAATCGATGTTGGCCTGCTTATAGGCGGAAGGGGGCGCGATGCGCGCCTGGAGCGAGGCGAGCTCGTCGCTCCGGACGGAGACGATCTCGATTTCCGCCTGCAAAGGATCGCCGAGGGCCGAGTGCACGGTGAGCTTGCCGAGCCCCGCGGCCAGCGCCGCCACGGGCAGGCCCAGGGCACCCAGCAACAGCCCGAGTCTTGAAATCAGTTTCACCACGCCGCGTCTCCCTGGGGGCCTTCTGGAGTTCTAGTGTACATCAAATAGTTATGGATTCAAGTTAAATTGAACTCTCGCTTCCCGCCCTCACTCGGGCGTTGCCTGAGGAGAATCTCGGCATCCAAGGCGGTGGTTGTCCCGTTGCCGCCCTTCGATGATCGAGCCCAGCTTTCAAGCCTGCTGGAGGATGCGCAGCATCCGCCTCAGGGGCTCGGCGGCGCCCCACAGGAGCTGATCGCCGCAGGTGAAAGCGCCCAGGTACTCGCCCCCCATGTTGAGCTTGCGCAACCGCCCGACCGCAATGGCCAGGGTGCCGCTGACCGCCGCCGGGGTGAGTTCGCGGATGGAGTCCTCGCGCCGGTTGGGGACGACCTTCACCCAGTCGTTGGCCGAAGCGAGCATGTCCTCGACCTCGTCCAGGGGCGCGTCCTTTTTGAGCTTCACGGTGAGGGCCTGGCTGTGGCAGCGCATGGCGCCCACCCGCACGCAGATGCCGTCCACCGGCACGGGCTCGCCTTCACGCCCCAGGATCTTGTTGGTCTCCGCTTGCCCTTTCCATTCCTCCCGGCTCTGGCCGTTGCCCATCTCCCGGTCGATCCACGGAATCAGGCTTCCGGCCAGCGGTACCTGGAAATGCTCCGCGGGAAAATCCGGCCGGCGCAGGGTATGGGTCACCACCCGGTCGATCTCCAGGATGGAGGAGGCCGGGTCGTCGAGCAGCGGTTTCGCCGCCCCGGCGATGGTCTCCATCTGAACGAGCAGCTCCCGCATGTTCTGGGCGCCGGCGCCGGAGGCGGCCTGGTAAGTCATAGCCGTCATCCACTCCACCAGGCCGTTGCGGAACAGCCCGCCCATGGCCATCAGCATGAGGCTCACGGTGCAATTGCCGCCGATATAGTTCTTGACCCCCCGCGAGAGCGCGTCTTCGATCACCGGCATGTTCACCGGGTCCAGGATGATGACGCTGTCCTTGTCCATGCGAAGCGTCGAGGCGGCGTCGATCCAGTAACCATCCCAGCCGCCCGCGCGCAGCCTAGGATACACCTCGCCGGTGTAGTCGCCTCCCTGGCAGGTGACGATCACGTCCATGGCCCGCAGGGCCTCAAGGTCCTTGGCGTCCTTGAGGGGCGGCACGTCCCGGCCGATGGCCGGCCCCTTGCCGCCCGCCTGGGAAGTGCTGAAGAACACCGGCTCGATGGCGTCGAAGTCGTTCTCTTCCCGCATGCGCTGCATGAGCACCGAGCCCACCATGCCGCGCCATCCTACGAAACCTACCCGAAGCATCCGTCTACCTCTCTCGATCCCGCTGCATCTTCCGACCAGCAAGCAACCATCGACCGAAGGCTCAGAGGGCCGCCACCACCGCGTCCCCCATGGCGGCAGTGCCCACCGGCGCCACCCCCGGCTCCGCGATGTCGGCCGTGCGCACCCCCCGCGCCAGCACTTCCGCGACCGCCCGCTCCACCCGCACCGCCGCCGCTTCCATCCCCAGACTGTAGCGCAGCAGCATCGCCAGGGACAGGATGCTGGCCAGGGGGTTGGCGATGTCCCGGCCGGCGATGTCGGGCGCCGAGCCGTGGATGGGCTCGTACAAGCCCTTGTTGCGGGCATCCAGGGAGGCCGAGGGGAGCATGCCGATCGAGCCCGTGAGCATGGAGGCCTCGTCGGAGAGGATGTCCCCGAACATGTTGCCGGTGAGGATCACGTCGAACTGCCGGGGATCGCGTACGAGCTGCATGGCGGCGTTGTCCACGTACATATGGCTCAGTTCCACGTCCGGATACTCCCGCGCGATCTCGCTCACCACTTCCCGCCACAGCCGGCTAGTCTCCAGCACGTTGGCCTTGTCCACCGAGCACACCCGCCTCCCCCGCCGCCGCGCCGCCTGGAAAGCCACGTGGGCGATACGCCGGATTTCCCCCTCGCGGTAGACCATGGTGTCGAAGCCTTCCCGCTCGCCGGCGGCGTTGACCCGGATGCCCTTGGGCTCGCCGAAATAGATGTCGCCGGTGAGCTCCCGCACGATCAGGAGGTCGAGGCCCGCCACCCGCTCGGGCTTGAGGGCGGAGGCGGCGGCCAGCTCCCGGTACACCCGCGCCGGGCGCAGGTTGGCGAAGAGCTCCAGCGCCTTGCGGATCCGCAGCAGCCCCTGCTCGGGGCGCTTTTCCCGCGGGAGCCCGTCGTACTTGGGCGCGCCCACGGCGCCCAGCAGGATGGCGTCCGCCGTCCGGGCGAGCTCCAGGGTGGACGCGGGCAACGGGTTCCCCTCTGCGTCCACGCCGGCCCCGCCGATGGGCGCCTCGGCCCACTCCAGAGGGAGCCCGTCGCGGCGCAGCCGCTCCAGCACCTTCACCGCCTGGGCCGTGATTTCCGGGCCGATCCCGTCTCCCGGGAGGATGGCGATCTTCATTCAGCCGTAAATGCTCAACCGAACAGCCATGGCGCCTCGGCCCGCCGCTTGGCCTCGTAGGCCTTGATCTTGTCCACGTGCCGCAGGGTGAGCCCGATGTCGTCCAGGCCGTTGAGCAGGCAGTACTTGCGAAACGGGTCGATGTCGAAGCGGAACGTCTCCCCGCCCGGCGTCGTCACGCTCTGGGCTTCCAGATCGATCAGCAGCCGGTAGCCCTCGGTGGCCTCCACCTCCTGAAACAGCCGGTCCACCACGGGGGCATCCAGCACCACGGGCAGCAGCCCGTTCTTGAAGCAGTTGTTGTAGAAAATGTCGGCGAAACTCGGGGCGATGAGGGCCCGGAAGCCGTAATCGAGCAGCGCCCAGGGCGCGTGCTCCCGGGAGGAGCCGCAGCCGAAGTTCTCCCGCGCGAGCAGGATGCTCGCTCCCCGGTAGCGGGGCTGGTTGAGCACGAAGTCCGGGTTCAAACGCCGCCCGGAGGCGTCCGCTCCCGGCTCGCCCGGGTCCAGGTAACGCCAGGCGTCGAACAGATTCGGGCCGAAACCGCTGCGCTTGATCGACTTCAGGAACTGCTTCGGGATGATGGCGTCGGTGTCCACGTTGGCGCGGTTGAGCGGCGCCACCAATCCTTCGAGACGGACGAACTTTTCCATGCTCACTTGACCGACTTCTGGATCGCCTCGCCGCCCTTCTCGATGTCCTTGCCGAGGCCCTGGATGGTGTTGCAGGCGGCGAGCCCTGCAACGAGCAGTACGGCCATGATGGAAATCACGAGTCTGCGTATCATGATCGAGCTTCCTCCGTTAGGAAGAAAGAAGTTCCCGCACGTCAATGAAATGCCCGGCGATGGCCGCCGCCGCCGCCATCTCCGGGCTCACCAGGTGGGTGCGCCCGCCGGCGCCCTGGCGCCCTTCGAAGTTGCGGTTGGAGGTAGAGGCGCAGCGCTCCCCGGGCGCCAGCCGGTCGTCGTTCATGGCGAGGCACATGGAGCAGCCCGGCTCCCGCCACTCGAAGCCGGCCTCCAGGAACACCCGGTGCAGGCCTTCTTCCTCCGCCTGGCGCTTCACCGTGCCCGAGCCGGGCACGACCAGGGCCTGCTTGATGTTGGAAGCGATGCGGCGCCTTCGCACCACCTTGGCCGCCGCCCGCAGGTCTTCCAGGCGCGAATTGGTACAGGAGCCGATGAACACCTTGTCCAGCCGGATGCTGCGGATCGGGGTGCCCGGCTCGAGCCCCATGTACTTAAGCGCCCGCTCGTAGCTTTCCCGCCGGGTGGGGTTCGGCTCCCGGGCGGGATCGGGCACTTCCCCGTCCACCGGTGCCACCATCTCCGGCGAGGTGCCCCAGGTCACCTGGGGTCGAATCCGGGCCGCATCCAGGCGCACCACTTTGTCGAAGCGGGCGTCCGGGTCGCTTTTCAATTCCCGCCAGGCGGCCACCGCCCGCTCCCACAGCTCACCCTTGGGCGCCAGCGGCCGACCCTTCAAGTATTCGATGGTCTTCTCGTCCGCCGCCACCAACCCGGCGCGGGCGCCCGCCTCGATGGACATGTTGCAGATGGTCATCCGCCCCTCCATGCCGAGGGCGCGGATGACGCTCCCCGCGTATTCGATCACGTAGCCGGTAGCGCCCGCCGTGCCGATGGCGCCGATGATGGCGAGGATCACGTCCTTGGCGGTGACCCCGGGGCCCAGGGTCCCGTCCACCACGATCTGCATTGCCTTGGCCTTCTTGGTCAACAGACACTGGGTGGCGAGCACGTGCTCCACCTCCGAAGTACCGATGCCGAAGGCGAGACAGGCGAACGCCCCATGGGTGCTGGTGTGGGAGTCGCCGCACACCACGGTCATGCCGGGCAGCGTCGCCCCCTGCTCCGGGCCCACCACGTGCACGATCCCCTGGCGCCGATCCCGGAACGGGAAATAGGCCTTGGCGCCGAACGCCTTGATGTTGGCGTCCAGCGTCTCCACCTGCAGCCGGGACACGGGGTCGCGGATTCCCTGGTCCCAATCGCGAGTAGGGGTGTTGTGGTCCGCAGTGGCGATGACGGAGTCCGGCCGCCAGACCCGGCGCCCGGCGAGCTTCAGCCCTTCGAACGCCTGGGGACTCGTCACCTCGTGCACCAGGTGCCGGTCGATGTAAAGGAGCGTGGTGCCGTCGGCTTCCTCGTGCACCACGTGGCTCTCCCAGAGCTTGTCGTAAAGGGTCTTTCCGCTCATGACTTCAGGCGTCAAGGAAAGATAAGAATTATGCCACAAAGCCCTGGCCCGCCCCAGGAGGCGCCCTCCAAGGGCGCGCTACCGATCGGCGGGAAAGCGCCGGGCGATGAGCAGTCCCCCCAGCGCCGCGGTGGCGGCACTGGCCATAAAAGTGAAGCCCGGGCCCGCCGCCTCCCACAGGTAGCCGCTCAAGAGGCTGCCAAGGCTGCCGCCCGCACCGAAACTAACGCTGCTATAGAGGGCCTGGCCCTTGGCCGGGTGGCTTCCCTGGAACAGGCGGTGGAACGCCGCCACCGCCGCGGCGTGGTAGGCGCCGAAAGTGGCCGCGTGCAGGGACTGGGCGAGCAGCATCAGGGGCGGCACGGTGGGAAAGGCGGCCACTAGCGCGAAGCGCAGCACGGCGCAGCCAAAGCTCACAAGCAGGATAGCGCGGCCGCTGTAGCGGGCGGCCACCCGCGGCATGAGGAAGAACACCCCGATCTCGCAGATCACGCCCAAGGCCCACAGCCACCCCACCTGGCCCTTGGTGTAGCCCACGTCCACCAAGTAGATGGAAAAGAAAACGTAGTACGGCCCATGGGCCGCAGCCATGAGGAAACAGGCAGCGAGGAGCGCGCCCACCTCGGGGCGCCGCACGATCCGCCACAGGGGCATCACCTCTTCCGGCGCGCGGCGCACGGGGGCGTCCGGTACCCGGGCCGCCGAAGCCGCCACCGCCAGCTTGAGGGCGAGCAGAACCCAGAGCAACCAGAAGATGGGAGCGCCATCCAGCAGGTGGCCGATCCCCACCACCGCCAGGATGAAACCGAGGGAGCCCCACCAGCGGATGCGCCCGTAGCGGGCGGCGTGGGGGCCCAGGTGGGACAGGGTGATCGCTTCCACCAGGGGCAGCGACGCGCTCCAGAAAAAGCTCATGACCGCCATCACCAGCCACATCCAGGCGAAACCCGCGCCGAAGAAAACGCCCGCGTAGCTCAGGAGGGCGGCGAGGGCCGCCAGGCGCAGGATCTCCACCCGACGGCCGGTGGCGTCGGCAAGCCAGCCCCACGCCGCGGGGGCGAGCATGCGCATCACCTGGGGCAGGGCCATGAGCAGCCCGATCTCGGCCGCCACGTACCCGAGGGAGCGCAGGTACAGGCTCCAGTAGGGCGCGAACGCGCCCACGAAGGCGAAGTAGAAAAAGTAGAAGCCGGCGAGGGGCCCGTAGGGGAAGGAGCGGTCAGACATCGGGGCAGGCGAGGGGGTCCCGCGGGGGGCGAAGGCCCGGGAGGAGGAAAAGCGCCTCACGGGGGGAAGGCTAGCCAAGCGCCTCGCCTTCCGGACCGGTTAGCCGGTGCGCCGGGGCGGGGCCGGCGGCTCACGCCTCGTCGGGTTCCGGATCCTCCCGGTGCTCTACCGCCGGTTCCCGCGGGGGCGCCGCGGCGACCCGGCCGGGCACGGGGGGCGTGGCGCAGCGCACGTCCGCGTTCTGCGCCCGGTGGCGCAGGGCGTGGTCGATGAGCACCAGGGCCAGCATCGCCTCGGCGATGGGCGTGGCGCGGATGCCCACGCAGGGATCGTGGCGGCCGGTGGTCTCGACGATCACCGGCCTGCCTTCCTTGTCGATGGAGCGCCGCGGCAGCCGGATACTGGAAGTGGGCTTGATGCCGATGGAGACCAGGATGTCCTGGCCGGTGGAAATCCCCCCCAATATGCCTCCGGCATTATTGCTGAGGAAGCCTTCGGGGGTGATCTCGTCGGAGTGCTCGGTGCCCTTCTGCTCCACCGCGGAAAAGCCCGCCCCGATCTCCACCGCCTTGACCGCGTTGATGCTCATCATGGCGTGGGCAATGGCGGCGTCCAGCCGGTCGTACACCGGCTCGCCCCAGCCCACCGGAACGCCCTCGGCCACCACATTGATCCGTGCTCCCACCGAGTCGCCCGACTTGCGCAACCGGTCCATGAACGCTTCCAGCTCGGGCACCATATCCGGATCCGCGGCGAAGAACGGGTTCTCGTTGACCCCGTCCCAGGACCTGAACGGCACCCGGATAGGGCCGAGCTGGGCCAGGTAACCCCGGATGAGAACGCCATAACGGCGACCCAGCCACTTCTTGGCGATGGCGCCAGCCGCGACTCGCACCGCCGTTTCCCGGGCCGAGGCCCGGCCGCCCCCGCGGTAGTCCCGGATGCCGTACTTCTGCCAGTAAGTGTAGTCGGCGTGCCCGGGGCGAAACACGTCCATGATCTTGCTGTAGTCCCGGCTGCGGGCGTCCACGTTGCGGATCAGGAGCCCGATGGGCGTGCCCGTGGTCCGCCCCTCGAACACGCCGGAGAGGATCTCCACCGTGTCCGGTTCCCGCCGCTGGGTGACGTGGCGGGAGGTGCCGGGACGGCGGCGATCCAGCTCTGCCTGGATATCCGCCTCGGAGAGCTCGAGGCCGGGTGGGCAGCCGTCCACCACGCCGCCGATGGCCGGGCCGTGGGATTCGCCGAAAGAGGTGACGCGGAAGAGCTTGCCGAAGGTGTTGCCAGACATCGAAAGGCTCGCAAAAACAAGGGCGCAAGTTTAACATAGGTCTGGACCGCGGCTTGTCCCGAACGCGGAGACGCGCAAGGCCGCGGCGGCCCAAACCGGATAGAACCGGCCCCCCCGAGACACCCGGCAAACGGTTGGCGCCAGATCGACGATCCAAGGGAGGATGCCGTGAAAATCCTGCTGGTAGATGACTCGCGCACGGCGCGGGCCGCCCTCACCCGGATGCTCGCCGCCATGGGGCATGCCGTGACGGAAGCTTCGGATGGAGCGCAGGCGCTCGAATGCCTGCGGCGGGAGCCGGTGGACCTGGTCCTGCTGGACGTGCAGATGCCCCGCCTGGACGGATTCGCCGCGGTGCGGGAGATGCGCGAGATCCAGGGCAACCGCTGGGTACCCATCATCTTTTTGAGCGCCCGGGAAACGGACGCGGACCTGGAGAAAGGCATCCTGGCCGGGGGAGACGACTACCTGGTGAAGCCGGTGAGCCCAGTGGTGCTGGGAGCCAAGATTCGGGCGCTCCAGCGCATCCACGACATGCAGCGCCAGACGGTCGAACTGAGCGAGCGTCTCGCCGCCGCCAATCGGGAGCTCGCCCAGCTCGCCCGCCAGGACGGGCTTACCGGCCTGGCCAACCGCCACCACTTCGACCAACGGCTGGCGGAGGAAATCGCCCGGGCGCGGCGCCACCGCAGTCCCTTGGGCTTGGTGCTGGGAGACGTGGACGATTTCAAGGCCTACAACGACCACTACGGCCACCAGGCGGGGGATGCCTGCCTACAGCGCATCGCCGCGGCCCTTTCGAGCGTCTGCCGGCGGGCCACCGATCTGGTGGCCCGCTACGGTGGCGAGGAGTTCGCCCTGGTGCTGCCGGACACCGACATGACCGGCGTCGAGAAGGTGGGCAACGCGGCGCGGGAGCAGGTGGAGGCCCTGGCCATTGCCCATGCTCGCTCCCGCGTTTCTCCCGTAGTCACCATGAGCCTAGGCGCCACCGCCCTCGTTCCCGACGGGTCCACCACCCCCACCCTGCTGATCCGCCGGGCCGACCAGGCCCTCTACCGGGCCAAGCTCCAAGGACGCAACCGTTGCGCCACCTGGGCGGGCGGCTGGGACGGCGC
This region includes:
- the asd gene encoding aspartate-semialdehyde dehydrogenase, with amino-acid sequence MVGSVLMQRMREENDFDAIEPVFFSTSQAGGKGPAIGRDVPPLKDAKDLEALRAMDVIVTCQGGDYTGEVYPRLRAGGWDGYWIDAASTLRMDKDSVIILDPVNMPVIEDALSRGVKNYIGGNCTVSLMLMAMGGLFRNGLVEWMTAMTYQAASGAGAQNMRELLVQMETIAGAAKPLLDDPASSILEIDRVVTHTLRRPDFPAEHFQVPLAGSLIPWIDREMGNGQSREEWKGQAETNKILGREGEPVPVDGICVRVGAMRCHSQALTVKLKKDAPLDEVEDMLASANDWVKVVPNRREDSIRELTPAAVSGTLAIAVGRLRKLNMGGEYLGAFTCGDQLLWGAAEPLRRMLRILQQA
- the leuB gene encoding 3-isopropylmalate dehydrogenase — encoded protein: MKIAILPGDGIGPEITAQAVKVLERLRRDGLPLEWAEAPIGGAGVDAEGNPLPASTLELARTADAILLGAVGAPKYDGLPREKRPEQGLLRIRKALELFANLRPARVYRELAAASALKPERVAGLDLLIVRELTGDIYFGEPKGIRVNAAGEREGFDTMVYREGEIRRIAHVAFQAARRRGRRVCSVDKANVLETSRLWREVVSEIAREYPDVELSHMYVDNAAMQLVRDPRQFDVILTGNMFGDILSDEASMLTGSIGMLPSASLDARNKGLYEPIHGSAPDIAGRDIANPLASILSLAMLLRYSLGMEAAAVRVERAVAEVLARGVRTADIAEPGVAPVGTAAMGDAVVAAL
- the leuD gene encoding 3-isopropylmalate dehydratase small subunit; its protein translation is MEKFVRLEGLVAPLNRANVDTDAIIPKQFLKSIKRSGFGPNLFDAWRYLDPGEPGADASGRRLNPDFVLNQPRYRGASILLARENFGCGSSREHAPWALLDYGFRALIAPSFADIFYNNCFKNGLLPVVLDAPVVDRLFQEVEATEGYRLLIDLEAQSVTTPGGETFRFDIDPFRKYCLLNGLDDIGLTLRHVDKIKAYEAKRRAEAPWLFG
- the leuC gene encoding 3-isopropylmalate dehydratase large subunit translates to MSGKTLYDKLWESHVVHEEADGTTLLYIDRHLVHEVTSPQAFEGLKLAGRRVWRPDSVIATADHNTPTRDWDQGIRDPVSRLQVETLDANIKAFGAKAYFPFRDRRQGIVHVVGPEQGATLPGMTVVCGDSHTSTHGAFACLAFGIGTSEVEHVLATQCLLTKKAKAMQIVVDGTLGPGVTAKDVILAIIGAIGTAGATGYVIEYAGSVIRALGMEGRMTICNMSIEAGARAGLVAADEKTIEYLKGRPLAPKGELWERAVAAWRELKSDPDARFDKVVRLDAARIRPQVTWGTSPEMVAPVDGEVPDPAREPNPTRRESYERALKYMGLEPGTPIRSIRLDKVFIGSCTNSRLEDLRAAAKVVRRRRIASNIKQALVVPGSGTVKRQAEEEGLHRVFLEAGFEWREPGCSMCLAMNDDRLAPGERCASTSNRNFEGRQGAGGRTHLVSPEMAAAAAIAGHFIDVRELLSS
- a CDS encoding MFS transporter codes for the protein MSDRSFPYGPLAGFYFFYFAFVGAFAPYWSLYLRSLGYVAAEIGLLMALPQVMRMLAPAAWGWLADATGRRVEILRLAALAALLSYAGVFFGAGFAWMWLVMAVMSFFWSASLPLVEAITLSHLGPHAARYGRIRWWGSLGFILAVVGIGHLLDGAPIFWLLWVLLALKLAVAASAARVPDAPVRRAPEEVMPLWRIVRRPEVGALLAACFLMAAAHGPYYVFFSIYLVDVGYTKGQVGWLWALGVICEIGVFFLMPRVAARYSGRAILLVSFGCAVLRFALVAAFPTVPPLMLLAQSLHAATFGAYHAAAVAAFHRLFQGSHPAKGQALYSSVSFGAGGSLGSLLSGYLWEAAGPGFTFMASAATAALGGLLIARRFPADR
- the aroC gene encoding chorismate synthase, with amino-acid sequence MSGNTFGKLFRVTSFGESHGPAIGGVVDGCPPGLELSEADIQAELDRRRPGTSRHVTQRREPDTVEILSGVFEGRTTGTPIGLLIRNVDARSRDYSKIMDVFRPGHADYTYWQKYGIRDYRGGGRASARETAVRVAAGAIAKKWLGRRYGVLIRGYLAQLGPIRVPFRSWDGVNENPFFAADPDMVPELEAFMDRLRKSGDSVGARINVVAEGVPVGWGEPVYDRLDAAIAHAMMSINAVKAVEIGAGFSAVEQKGTEHSDEITPEGFLSNNAGGILGGISTGQDILVSIGIKPTSSIRLPRRSIDKEGRPVIVETTGRHDPCVGIRATPIAEAMLALVLIDHALRHRAQNADVRCATPPVPGRVAAAPPREPAVEHREDPEPDEA
- a CDS encoding diguanylate cyclase response regulator; this encodes MKILLVDDSRTARAALTRMLAAMGHAVTEASDGAQALECLRREPVDLVLLDVQMPRLDGFAAVREMREIQGNRWVPIIFLSARETDADLEKGILAGGDDYLVKPVSPVVLGAKIRALQRIHDMQRQTVELSERLAAANRELAQLARQDGLTGLANRHHFDQRLAEEIARARRHRSPLGLVLGDVDDFKAYNDHYGHQAGDACLQRIAAALSSVCRRATDLVARYGGEEFALVLPDTDMTGVEKVGNAAREQVEALAIAHARSRVSPVVTMSLGATALVPDGSTTPTLLIRRADQALYRAKLQGRNRCATWAGGWDGAGGPGTEDRAPSPGLEAHP